Proteins found in one Mustela lutreola isolate mMusLut2 chromosome 12, mMusLut2.pri, whole genome shotgun sequence genomic segment:
- the LOC131813098 gene encoding cyclin-dependent kinases regulatory subunit 2, with protein sequence MAHKQIYYSDKYFDEHYEYRHVMLPRELSKQVPKTHLMSEEEWRRLGVQQSLGWVHYMIHEPEPHILLFRRPLPKEQQK encoded by the coding sequence ATGGCCCACAAGCAGATCTACTACTCGGACAAGTACTTCGACGAGCACTACGAGTACCGGCATGTCATGTTACCCAGAGAACTTTCCAAACAAGTCCCGAAAACCCATCTGATGTCGGAAGAGGAGTGGAGGAGACTTGGCGTCCAACAGAGTCTAGGCTGGGTTCACTACATGATTCACGAGCCAGAACCACATATTCTTCTCTTTCGACGACCTCTTCcaaaagagcaacaaaaatgA